From the Halomonas meridiana genome, one window contains:
- a CDS encoding FAD-binding and (Fe-S)-binding domain-containing protein, with translation MIASLDSRTAPFERIGSHYVRFLEALRARGFEGEIAPDYANRTVLATDNSIYQRLPQAAVFPKHAEDLERLAKLASELPHRDIVLTPRGGGTGTNGQSLTDGIVVDVSRHMNQIIEIDVAARRVRVQAGVVKDQLNAALKPHGLFFAPELSTSNRATIGGMISTDASGQGSCQYGKTRHHVLELDTILLGGQHLHSRPLNAEEEQQALAQEGVLGNVHRTAATIIDQQRELIEATFPPLNRCLTGYDLAHLREEGQLNLNSLLCGSEGSLGFLNEAVLNVLPIPKHSTLVNVRYPSFMDALRDAKALMASSAKPTSIETVDDTVLQLAMEDFVWDSVAEFFPAGSTPIQGINLIEFNDDDPEQLAARVTAFTQHLSQDATVERLGYTLAEGRPQIQKVYAMRKRSVGLLGNVQGEKRPLPFVEDTAVPPEHLADFITEFRAALDARKLSYGMFGHVDAGVLHVRPALDMKDPAQEALIREISDEVAALTQKYGGLLWGEHGKGVRSEYGPKFFGELYPCLQQVKAAFDPHNQLNPGKIASPSESTTLIAKESDPELLTVDGVPMRGQLDRTIDERAWQAYDTAVYCNGNGACYNYDVDDPMCPSWKATRDRRHSPKGRASLIREWLRLQSQAGIDVVEESRKKKAERTWGFIKSFPKRVMNTVSRQQHHDYSHEVYDAMAGCLACKSCAGQCPIKVNVPQFRSQFLEVYHGRYLRPLRDYVIGGTEFMLPALTKMAPLYNAALGQRWVEQLMQKGLGISDSPALSRASVKKQLRAWGVAEATPTSLALLTEQQRANSVVIVQDAFTTHFEAKLVMDVVELLSRLNLRVFVMPFSANGKPLHVQGFLGAFERTAEKQAKRLRALSEFEVPMVGIDPAMTLTYRQEYVKALGPEQVPNVLMLQEWLATRVNTLAPGQLTLKDPGFKLLSHCTEKTNAPGSPKAWQQVFAAFGLQLELATTGCCGMSGTYGHETRNVATSKTIYAQSWQPQVEAEENSGKLLATGYSCRSQVKRYSAQTLPHPLQALLTSIKQASR, from the coding sequence ATGATTGCATCCCTGGATTCTCGCACGGCCCCTTTCGAACGAATTGGCAGCCACTATGTGCGTTTTCTCGAAGCCCTCCGCGCGCGTGGGTTCGAAGGTGAAATAGCGCCGGATTACGCCAACCGCACCGTGCTGGCAACGGATAACTCGATTTATCAGCGCCTTCCCCAGGCGGCGGTTTTTCCCAAACACGCCGAAGACTTAGAGCGCCTTGCCAAGCTTGCCTCCGAACTGCCCCATCGGGATATCGTCCTGACCCCACGGGGTGGCGGCACCGGTACCAACGGCCAGTCGCTGACCGATGGCATCGTGGTGGATGTCTCCCGCCATATGAACCAAATCATTGAGATTGATGTGGCAGCCCGCCGGGTGCGGGTACAAGCAGGCGTGGTCAAAGACCAGCTCAACGCCGCGCTGAAACCCCACGGGCTGTTTTTCGCCCCTGAACTTTCAACATCGAATCGCGCCACCATTGGCGGCATGATCTCCACCGATGCCAGTGGCCAGGGTAGCTGCCAGTACGGCAAAACCCGCCACCACGTGCTAGAGCTGGATACGATTCTGCTCGGCGGGCAGCATTTACACAGCCGCCCACTCAACGCGGAAGAGGAGCAGCAGGCGCTGGCGCAAGAGGGTGTGCTAGGCAATGTACACCGCACTGCCGCCACGATAATCGATCAACAGCGGGAGCTGATCGAAGCAACATTCCCGCCGCTCAACCGCTGCCTGACCGGCTACGACCTAGCGCATCTGCGCGAAGAGGGCCAGCTTAACCTGAATAGCCTGCTGTGCGGTTCGGAAGGCTCCCTGGGCTTTTTAAACGAAGCCGTGCTCAACGTCTTGCCGATCCCCAAGCACTCCACGCTGGTCAACGTACGCTACCCAAGCTTTATGGATGCCTTGCGGGATGCCAAAGCGTTGATGGCCAGCAGCGCGAAGCCAACGTCCATTGAAACCGTGGACGACACCGTGCTGCAACTGGCGATGGAAGACTTCGTTTGGGACAGCGTGGCAGAATTTTTCCCGGCGGGCAGCACGCCTATTCAGGGCATCAACCTGATCGAGTTCAACGACGATGACCCCGAACAGCTCGCAGCGCGTGTAACGGCGTTTACCCAGCACCTGAGCCAGGATGCCACCGTAGAGCGATTAGGCTACACCCTGGCGGAAGGCCGCCCGCAGATCCAGAAAGTCTACGCCATGCGCAAACGCTCGGTGGGTCTGCTCGGTAACGTTCAGGGGGAGAAGCGTCCGCTGCCGTTCGTGGAGGACACTGCCGTTCCGCCGGAACACTTGGCCGACTTCATTACCGAGTTCCGCGCCGCGCTGGATGCGCGCAAGCTCTCCTACGGCATGTTTGGCCATGTGGATGCGGGGGTGCTGCATGTGCGCCCGGCACTGGATATGAAAGACCCCGCCCAGGAAGCGCTGATTCGCGAGATTTCTGATGAAGTCGCTGCGCTCACCCAGAAGTACGGCGGGCTGCTGTGGGGCGAACACGGTAAAGGCGTGCGCTCCGAGTACGGGCCGAAGTTTTTCGGTGAGCTTTACCCCTGCCTGCAGCAGGTAAAAGCGGCGTTCGACCCCCACAACCAGCTCAACCCCGGCAAGATCGCTTCACCTTCTGAAAGTACCACGCTGATTGCGAAAGAGAGCGACCCGGAGCTGCTCACTGTCGACGGCGTGCCCATGCGCGGCCAGCTCGACCGCACCATTGATGAGCGAGCCTGGCAGGCCTATGACACAGCGGTGTACTGCAACGGCAACGGCGCTTGCTACAACTACGATGTGGACGACCCTATGTGCCCATCGTGGAAGGCCACCCGCGACCGCCGCCACTCCCCTAAAGGCCGCGCCAGCTTGATTCGTGAGTGGCTGCGCTTGCAGTCGCAAGCGGGCATCGACGTGGTGGAAGAGTCGCGCAAAAAGAAAGCCGAGCGCACCTGGGGCTTTATTAAAAGCTTCCCCAAGCGGGTGATGAACACCGTTAGCCGCCAGCAGCACCACGACTACTCCCATGAAGTCTACGACGCCATGGCGGGCTGCTTGGCGTGTAAATCCTGCGCGGGCCAGTGCCCGATCAAAGTCAACGTACCGCAGTTCCGCTCGCAGTTTTTAGAGGTGTATCACGGCCGCTATCTGCGCCCGCTGCGGGATTACGTGATTGGCGGCACCGAATTTATGCTGCCTGCGTTAACCAAGATGGCTCCGCTGTATAACGCCGCCCTTGGCCAGCGCTGGGTAGAGCAGCTGATGCAGAAGGGGCTCGGTATTAGCGACTCCCCCGCGCTCTCTCGCGCTAGCGTGAAAAAACAGCTGCGCGCCTGGGGCGTTGCGGAAGCCACGCCCACATCGCTTGCGCTACTCACCGAGCAGCAGCGGGCCAACAGCGTCGTGATTGTGCAAGACGCCTTCACCACCCACTTTGAAGCCAAGCTGGTGATGGATGTGGTAGAGCTGCTATCGCGGCTAAACCTTCGCGTGTTTGTCATGCCGTTTTCCGCCAACGGCAAGCCGCTGCACGTACAGGGCTTTTTAGGTGCTTTTGAGCGCACGGCAGAAAAGCAGGCCAAACGCCTTCGCGCACTTAGTGAGTTCGAGGTGCCCATGGTAGGCATCGACCCTGCCATGACGCTGACCTACCGCCAGGAGTACGTCAAAGCGCTGGGCCCTGAGCAAGTGCCGAACGTACTGATGCTGCAGGAGTGGCTAGCCACCCGCGTCAACACCCTCGCCCCCGGCCAGCTAACGCTCAAAGACCCTGGCTTTAAGCTGCTTTCCCACTGCACCGAAAAAACCAATGCGCCGGGCAGCCCAAAAGCGTGGCAGCAGGTATTTGCAGCGTTTGGTTTGCAGCTAGAGCTGGCCACCACGGGCTGCTGCGGTATGTCCGGTACCTACGGCCATGAGACCCGTAACGTCGCTACCTCGAAAACGATCTACGCCCAGTCGTGGCAGCCCCAGGTGGAAGCGGAAGAGAACAGCGGTAAGCTACTGGCCACCGGCTACTCCTGCCGCAGCCAGGTGAAGCGCTACTCGGCGCAAACCCTGCCCCACCCTCTGCAAGCTCTGCTGACCAGTATCAAACAGGCCAGCCGCTAA
- a CDS encoding DUF4202 domain-containing protein, with translation MSSTFEKTLAAIDALHAQDPQTTTLPNGDAQPKELAYAQRMSRWLERLQETPSELLRIAVRAQHLQRWQLPRSDYPEGRIGYLTWRRDQSAQAGDTTAAIMEEAGYSQEEAKRVVSMIRKQGLGRDSDVQALEDCACLVFLENYFADFSRKVEHDHMVRIVQKTWGKMSPQAHTLALALPMNDACSALVKEALGSH, from the coding sequence ATGTCGTCCACCTTTGAAAAGACCCTTGCCGCTATCGATGCGCTGCACGCCCAAGATCCTCAGACGACCACCCTGCCAAATGGTGACGCCCAGCCCAAAGAGCTGGCTTATGCCCAGCGCATGAGCCGGTGGCTAGAGCGACTGCAGGAGACGCCAAGCGAGCTGTTGCGCATTGCCGTGCGCGCCCAGCATCTGCAGCGCTGGCAGCTGCCGCGAAGCGATTACCCAGAAGGCCGCATTGGCTACTTAACTTGGCGGCGAGACCAAAGTGCCCAGGCAGGCGATACCACGGCAGCGATCATGGAAGAAGCGGGCTACTCCCAAGAGGAGGCCAAGCGCGTGGTCAGCATGATTCGCAAGCAAGGCCTGGGGCGCGATAGCGATGTCCAAGCCCTGGAAGACTGCGCCTGCTTAGTGTTCTTGGAAAACTACTTCGCCGATTTCTCCCGAAAGGTAGAGCACGACCATATGGTGCGCATTGTGCAAAAGACCTGGGGCAAGATGTCGCCGCAGGCGCACACACTGGCTCTGGCGCTACCCATGAACGACGCCTGTTCAGCGCTCGTCAAAGAGGCGTTAGGCAGCCACTGA
- a CDS encoding dicarboxylate/amino acid:cation symporter — MQETATKGTFGWWRRIALWKKILAGLALGVLAGALLGETASVFKPLGDIFINAIMMLIVPLVFSTLVVGITSMRDPQKMGRIGARTITLYLVTTAFAITIGLVLSTLLQPGVGVGLSFDAEVSANEAPSLVSILVNLVPRNPLDALANGNIMQIIVFAIGLGISLTLIGEKGEPVMKVFDSFAEAMYKLTGLVMAFAPFGVFGLIAHVSGQYGLEILLPLAKLIGVVYVASILHVLVIYSGFISLLGRLNPVRYLKGSLDAIVVAFSSASSAGTLPVSIRCAQKNLGVSEGVSGFVLPVGATINMDGTALYQGVVVLFIAQMTGTDLSMMDYGMIVATGTLASIGTAGVPGAGLIMLSIVMAQIGLPLEAIAVVAGIDRILDMARTSVNVAGDLMVTTLVGKSEGELNEEIYNTSRS, encoded by the coding sequence GTGCAGGAAACCGCAACGAAAGGAACATTCGGCTGGTGGCGGCGTATCGCGCTGTGGAAAAAAATCCTGGCGGGTTTAGCCCTTGGGGTCTTGGCCGGTGCGCTGCTGGGTGAAACAGCGAGTGTGTTCAAGCCTCTGGGCGATATTTTCATCAATGCCATCATGATGCTGATCGTACCGCTGGTATTTTCCACCCTGGTGGTGGGCATCACCTCCATGCGGGATCCACAAAAGATGGGTCGTATCGGTGCACGCACCATCACGCTTTACCTAGTGACCACTGCCTTTGCCATCACCATTGGCCTCGTCCTTTCCACTCTGCTACAGCCTGGGGTGGGAGTGGGGCTGAGCTTCGATGCCGAGGTCTCGGCCAATGAAGCGCCCTCTTTGGTCTCTATTTTGGTCAACCTCGTGCCGCGAAACCCGCTGGATGCCCTAGCGAACGGCAATATCATGCAGATCATCGTCTTTGCCATTGGTTTGGGAATCTCGCTTACCCTGATCGGCGAGAAGGGCGAGCCGGTCATGAAGGTTTTCGATAGCTTCGCAGAGGCCATGTACAAACTCACCGGCCTCGTGATGGCGTTCGCCCCGTTCGGGGTGTTTGGTTTGATTGCACACGTCTCCGGCCAATACGGATTGGAAATCCTGCTACCGCTCGCCAAACTCATCGGCGTGGTCTACGTGGCCAGCATTCTGCATGTTCTGGTGATTTACTCGGGCTTTATCTCCCTGCTGGGTCGTTTGAATCCCGTGCGTTACCTGAAAGGCAGCCTGGACGCCATTGTCGTCGCTTTCTCTTCTGCGTCCTCGGCAGGCACCCTGCCCGTCTCGATTCGCTGCGCACAGAAAAACCTGGGCGTCTCCGAAGGGGTGTCCGGCTTTGTACTGCCCGTAGGCGCCACCATCAATATGGATGGCACGGCACTGTATCAAGGCGTGGTGGTGCTGTTCATTGCACAGATGACCGGCACCGATCTCAGCATGATGGACTATGGCATGATCGTTGCCACCGGTACGCTGGCTTCGATTGGCACAGCGGGCGTTCCCGGTGCAGGGCTGATTATGCTCTCCATCGTGATGGCGCAAATTGGCTTGCCCTTGGAAGCCATCGCCGTGGTGGCGGGTATCGACCGTATTCTGGACATGGCGCGCACCAGTGTGAACGTAGCCGGTGATTTGATGGTCACCACGCTGGTAGGTAAAAGCGAAGGCGAGCTCAACGAGGAGATTTACAACACCAGCCGTTCTTGA
- the serS gene encoding serine--tRNA ligase has translation MLDPKLLRGDLDATAQQLARRGFELDTAALQALESRRRELQTQTEQLQNERNMRSKAIGKAKANGEDIQPLLDEVSDLGDRLDAAKRELAEVQSEWDDAISGIPNLPHESVPEGKSEDDNVELHRWGTPREFDFDVLDHVDLGKKSGYLDFELAAKLTGARFAVMRGPVARLHRALAQFMLDTQTQQHGYEECYVPYMVNRDSLMGTGQLPKFGEDLFKLNDEREYHLIPTSEVPLTNFVRDEIVELAALPMKLTAHTPCFRSEAGSHGRDTRGMIRQHQFDKVEMVQIVEPEKSYDALEEMRGHAEAILQALELPYRVVTLCTGDMGFGAAKTYDLEVWLPSQNTYREISSVSNCEDFQARRMQARYRHPEAKKPQLLHTLNGSGLAVGRCLLAVLENHQQADGSITVPAPLQPYLGGLERLAL, from the coding sequence ATGCTCGATCCGAAACTGCTGCGCGGTGATCTTGATGCGACTGCGCAACAACTGGCCCGCCGGGGCTTCGAACTCGATACAGCAGCGCTGCAGGCGCTAGAGTCGCGCCGTCGTGAGCTGCAAACTCAGACCGAGCAACTGCAGAACGAGCGTAATATGCGCTCCAAAGCGATTGGTAAGGCCAAGGCCAACGGTGAGGACATTCAACCGCTGTTGGACGAGGTGAGTGATCTAGGCGATCGTTTGGACGCGGCCAAGCGCGAGCTGGCCGAGGTGCAGTCCGAGTGGGACGACGCGATTAGCGGTATTCCCAACCTGCCCCATGAGAGCGTGCCGGAAGGCAAGAGCGAAGACGATAACGTCGAGCTGCACCGCTGGGGGACGCCGCGAGAGTTCGATTTCGACGTGCTGGATCACGTGGACTTGGGCAAGAAGTCTGGTTATCTCGATTTTGAGCTGGCGGCCAAGCTGACCGGCGCGCGCTTTGCAGTGATGCGCGGGCCCGTTGCGCGCCTGCATCGCGCGCTGGCGCAGTTCATGCTGGATACACAGACCCAGCAGCACGGCTATGAGGAGTGCTACGTGCCTTACATGGTGAATCGCGATTCGCTGATGGGTACGGGCCAGCTGCCCAAGTTTGGCGAGGATCTGTTCAAGCTGAACGATGAGCGGGAGTACCACCTGATTCCCACATCGGAAGTACCGCTGACCAACTTCGTGCGTGATGAGATCGTCGAGCTGGCTGCGCTGCCGATGAAGCTCACGGCGCATACTCCATGTTTCCGTTCGGAAGCCGGCTCCCACGGGCGCGATACCCGTGGCATGATTCGTCAACACCAGTTCGATAAAGTCGAAATGGTGCAGATTGTAGAGCCGGAGAAGAGCTACGACGCGTTGGAAGAGATGCGTGGCCATGCAGAAGCCATTCTGCAGGCGCTTGAACTTCCGTATCGCGTAGTGACGCTATGTACGGGCGACATGGGGTTTGGCGCGGCAAAAACCTACGACTTGGAAGTGTGGCTACCGAGTCAGAACACGTATCGGGAAATCTCGTCCGTCTCCAACTGCGAAGATTTCCAGGCGCGTCGGATGCAAGCGCGTTACCGTCATCCGGAAGCCAAAAAGCCGCAGCTCCTGCATACGCTCAATGGTTCTGGCCTTGCTGTTGGCCGCTGCCTGCTGGCGGTGCTCGAAAACCACCAGCAGGCGGATGGGTCGATTACTGTTCCGGCTCCCCTGCAACCCTACCTGGGCGGCCTCGAGCGTCTTGCCCTCTAA
- a CDS encoding SIMPL domain-containing protein produces the protein MKTATHPLKRLRHGVIGGALLALLAAPGAHAAPPAPPSLSVQAQSWVEVEPDKATLSARLWENTPAVSTLEDTDSAALGSARERLEQRASELIAAMEEMGIEQRAINAGSLNVYPEHVAGPRNEGGEQDTLMRTRLERPFSVELTNIDQLGDVLDALIGAGVNALDGVQFDLQDRDAATDEALTKALEKARHKADLMASTLDVTLGPVQRIEETQAPIFQPRMMAMRAESDAMGSGSASDYRPGTIRIDAGVNVEWALRGQDARGRPGRVAGEPEQ, from the coding sequence ATGAAAACAGCAACGCACCCTTTGAAACGACTCCGCCATGGCGTGATAGGTGGCGCACTATTAGCCCTCTTGGCCGCCCCGGGCGCTCATGCCGCTCCCCCTGCACCCCCTAGCCTGAGCGTTCAAGCGCAGTCGTGGGTAGAAGTCGAACCCGATAAAGCCACGCTCTCAGCACGCCTATGGGAGAATACGCCCGCCGTCTCTACCCTAGAAGATACGGACAGTGCCGCGCTTGGCAGCGCTCGCGAACGTCTCGAGCAGCGGGCCAGCGAACTCATCGCCGCCATGGAAGAGATGGGCATCGAGCAACGCGCGATCAATGCCGGTTCACTGAACGTTTATCCTGAGCATGTTGCGGGACCGCGCAATGAAGGGGGCGAGCAAGATACTCTGATGCGCACCCGCTTGGAGCGCCCCTTCAGCGTAGAGCTAACTAATATAGACCAATTAGGCGATGTGCTGGACGCGCTGATTGGCGCTGGCGTCAATGCGCTGGATGGCGTGCAGTTCGACCTGCAGGACCGGGACGCAGCGACCGACGAAGCACTGACCAAGGCGCTGGAAAAAGCCCGCCATAAAGCCGATCTCATGGCGAGCACCCTCGATGTCACGCTTGGCCCCGTTCAGCGCATCGAAGAGACCCAGGCGCCCATCTTTCAACCCCGCATGATGGCCATGCGCGCCGAAAGTGACGCCATGGGCAGCGGTTCAGCCAGCGACTACCGCCCCGGCACCATTCGCATCGATGCCGGGGTGAACGTCGAGTGGGCGCTTAGAGGGCAAGACGCTCGAGGCCGCCCAGGTAGGGTTGCAGGGGAGCCGGAACAGTAA
- a CDS encoding AI-2E family transporter: MSKLSDEDYRSIPLNATLALAALVVIIAGMKVGADLLVPLLLAVFIAVVCTSPVQWLHHCGLSRRMSALITLLVLVGFLSLIGLLVVNSFSTFVEALPDIESRLYEHYWDLLNTLASHGLAIDPDQLSSMFAMEEDGSWVATLLGELGSLFMQGSIVALLVIFMLFETLHFRDKVSRALENPAPSLKRFSEFSLTLKRYLAVKTVISLATGVLVWLSCLMVGVEFPLLWGVLAFALNFIPNIGSALAAIPPVLLLLVSQDGGLLQAFLLASAYLVINFILGNLIEPRVMGQALGLSTFVAFLSLVVWGWIFGAAGMLLSVVLTMTLKIALDSHPQTRWIAHLLGPGRQRNVQVRRPGDARRPPWRRGVWSKREESDV; the protein is encoded by the coding sequence ATGTCGAAGTTGTCGGATGAGGATTATCGAAGTATTCCGCTCAATGCCACGCTGGCGCTCGCTGCGCTGGTGGTGATCATTGCGGGCATGAAAGTAGGGGCTGATTTATTGGTGCCGCTGTTGCTAGCGGTGTTCATTGCCGTGGTATGTACCTCTCCCGTTCAGTGGCTGCATCACTGCGGCCTCAGCCGACGAATGTCGGCGTTGATTACGCTGTTGGTCTTGGTGGGGTTTCTATCGCTGATTGGCTTACTGGTGGTCAACAGCTTTAGTACCTTCGTCGAGGCGCTGCCGGACATCGAGTCCAGGCTCTATGAGCACTATTGGGATCTGCTCAATACGTTGGCTTCCCATGGGTTGGCCATCGATCCCGATCAGCTCAGCTCTATGTTCGCCATGGAAGAGGACGGTTCCTGGGTTGCCACGCTGTTGGGGGAACTTGGTTCGCTGTTCATGCAGGGCAGTATCGTCGCACTGCTGGTGATCTTCATGCTGTTCGAGACGCTGCACTTCCGCGATAAGGTGTCGCGCGCACTCGAGAATCCCGCGCCAAGCCTCAAGCGGTTCAGCGAGTTCAGTTTGACGTTGAAACGCTATTTGGCGGTGAAAACCGTGATTAGTCTGGCGACCGGCGTGCTGGTATGGCTCTCATGCCTGATGGTGGGGGTGGAATTCCCGCTGCTCTGGGGGGTGCTGGCCTTTGCGCTCAATTTCATCCCCAACATCGGTTCGGCACTGGCAGCGATTCCTCCGGTGCTGCTGCTCTTGGTCTCCCAGGATGGCGGTTTGCTACAGGCATTTTTGTTGGCCTCTGCGTATCTCGTCATCAATTTCATTTTGGGTAACTTGATCGAGCCGCGAGTGATGGGCCAAGCGCTGGGGTTATCCACTTTCGTGGCGTTTCTTTCGCTAGTGGTATGGGGGTGGATCTTTGGTGCAGCGGGTATGTTGCTATCGGTGGTGCTCACCATGACGCTGAAAATCGCGCTGGATAGTCATCCACAAACGCGCTGGATTGCCCACTTGCTGGGGCCTGGCAGGCAACGAAACGTGCAGGTAAGACGACCTGGCGATGCGCGCCGACCGCCATGGCGGCGTGGCGTGTGGTCTAAGCGTGAAGAGAGCGACGTTTGA
- the trxA gene encoding thioredoxin produces MTVAPFEATKQQEQRKREKQMATNVDVTNANFEQEVLNAEQPVLLKFWAPWCGPCKVMAPVVDEVAAERGDNLKVVSVNVDDAPEIAAEQGVRGVPTVMLFKSGTKVASLVGAQSKSQLTQFIDQNA; encoded by the coding sequence ATGACCGTTGCTCCATTTGAGGCAACGAAACAGCAAGAGCAACGCAAACGGGAGAAGCAAATGGCTACCAATGTTGATGTCACCAACGCCAATTTTGAGCAAGAAGTCCTCAACGCCGAACAGCCTGTCCTGCTGAAATTCTGGGCCCCCTGGTGCGGCCCGTGTAAAGTCATGGCACCTGTTGTCGATGAAGTGGCCGCAGAGCGTGGCGACAATCTGAAAGTCGTCAGCGTGAACGTTGACGATGCCCCGGAAATCGCCGCCGAACAGGGCGTCCGCGGTGTACCGACCGTGATGCTGTTCAAGTCGGGCACCAAGGTTGCCTCTCTGGTCGGTGCGCAATCCAAGTCTCAGCTGACGCAGTTCATCGACCAGAACGCCTAA
- the cysB gene encoding HTH-type transcriptional regulator CysB, whose protein sequence is MKLQQLRYIWEVNRHNLNVSATAQSLFTSQPGISKQIRLLEDELGVEIFARSGKHLTRVTPAGQSIIELAGQVLKLTENIKQVAQEHSDERRGSLAIATTHTQARYALPPIISEFTLKYPEVALHMQQGTPKQIAQMVSEGLADFAIATESLELFTDLVLLPCYRWNRCALVPKEHPLAALDGPLTLEALAEHPLVTYVFGFTGRSQLDDAFKEKGLTPNVVLTAADADVIKTYVRLGMGVGIVAHMAVDPVLDSDLVALDASHLFASSTTKIGIRRGTFMRGYMYDFLARFAPHLTRDRVDEALMAGPRFEQALFEGVELPEY, encoded by the coding sequence ATGAAGCTACAGCAACTTCGCTATATCTGGGAAGTCAATCGACACAACCTGAACGTCTCGGCAACGGCGCAGAGTTTGTTTACCTCTCAACCGGGTATCTCAAAGCAGATTCGTTTGCTGGAGGATGAGCTAGGCGTTGAAATCTTTGCTCGCAGTGGCAAACATTTAACCCGCGTCACCCCTGCTGGGCAGTCGATTATCGAGCTAGCAGGCCAGGTACTTAAGCTGACCGAAAATATCAAGCAGGTGGCGCAAGAGCATAGCGACGAGCGCCGCGGGAGCCTGGCGATTGCCACGACCCATACTCAAGCTCGCTATGCGCTGCCGCCGATTATCAGTGAATTTACTCTGAAATATCCCGAAGTGGCGCTGCATATGCAGCAAGGCACGCCTAAGCAGATTGCCCAGATGGTGAGCGAAGGGCTGGCAGATTTTGCTATTGCGACGGAGTCATTAGAGCTATTTACCGATTTAGTGCTGCTGCCGTGCTACCGCTGGAACCGTTGCGCACTGGTGCCCAAAGAGCACCCACTGGCAGCGCTGGATGGCCCGCTAACGCTTGAGGCCCTGGCCGAGCATCCACTGGTGACTTACGTGTTCGGGTTTACCGGGCGTTCACAGTTAGACGATGCATTCAAAGAGAAGGGCTTAACACCCAATGTGGTACTAACCGCTGCCGATGCCGATGTGATCAAGACTTACGTTCGCCTAGGTATGGGCGTTGGCATTGTCGCTCACATGGCCGTAGATCCGGTGCTAGATAGTGACCTAGTGGCTCTGGATGCCAGCCATTTATTTGCCAGCTCCACCACTAAAATCGGCATTCGGCGTGGCACCTTTATGCGCGGCTATATGTACGACTTCTTGGCTCGCTTTGCGCCTCACTTAACCCGTGACCGGGTGGACGAAGCACTCATGGCCGGGCCGCGCTTTGAACAAGCGCTGTTTGAGGGTGTAGAACTGCCTGAGTATTAA
- a CDS encoding phosphoadenosine phosphosulfate reductase family protein: protein MSSTLEQINRDFANNPQELIEWAFSQGERPICTTNFRPFEAVILHMVTQVRPDIPIVWMDSGYNTEATYQFADALIQRLNLNIVSFLPKRTRAHREALEGPMPGIDDPRHDAFTQEVKLEPFERALREMQPDVWFTALRAEDTPERAKMQVVSRNSDGLLKVAPLLQWTAKDMYYYLEAHDLPNNFDYFDPTKVEEKRECGLHLQH from the coding sequence ATGTCCTCAACGCTTGAACAGATTAATCGCGACTTTGCCAACAACCCTCAAGAACTGATTGAGTGGGCGTTCAGCCAGGGCGAACGCCCTATCTGCACCACCAACTTCCGCCCCTTCGAAGCGGTCATTCTGCATATGGTGACGCAAGTACGCCCTGATATCCCCATTGTCTGGATGGATAGCGGTTACAACACCGAGGCGACTTACCAGTTCGCCGATGCGCTGATCCAGCGCCTCAACTTAAACATTGTCAGCTTTTTACCAAAGCGCACTCGCGCCCACCGCGAAGCGCTGGAAGGTCCCATGCCCGGCATTGATGACCCGCGCCATGATGCCTTTACTCAAGAAGTGAAGCTTGAACCATTTGAGCGCGCACTACGCGAGATGCAACCCGATGTGTGGTTTACCGCACTACGTGCCGAAGACACGCCCGAACGGGCTAAAATGCAGGTGGTTAGCCGCAATAGCGACGGCTTACTAAAAGTCGCCCCACTGCTGCAGTGGACCGCTAAAGATATGTACTACTACTTAGAGGCCCACGACCTACCCAACAACTTCGACTACTTTGACCCCACCAAGGTAGAAGAGAAACGCGAATGCGGGCTACACCTTCAGCACTAA